A genome region from Streptomyces sp. S4.7 includes the following:
- a CDS encoding oxygenase MpaB family protein: MHGDPMMWIAGVRALYLQALHPRAVRGVIQNSDFRKDAWGRLRRTANFVGTISYGTTEAAEKAGARVRRIHTRIKVTDPATGERYGVDEPDLLLWVHCAEVDSYLHVLRRSGLPITDAQADLYIDEHREGARLVGLDPARVPADRAQLAAYFERVAPELAAGPEAREVDDFLRRPPVHPLLVPARAVLWRHVCGLAYDSLPAYAHELYGRDAPAPPRVTRRLVVTGGLLRAVPGRLRRRIPPGHIRGAMARLGPGTRPSPRQLRRQAAKLRRQAAILDGPGRAQLGDGGDSGQWRKRV; this comes from the coding sequence ATGCACGGCGACCCGATGATGTGGATCGCCGGGGTCCGCGCGCTCTACCTCCAGGCCCTGCACCCGCGCGCCGTGCGCGGCGTCATACAGAACAGTGACTTCAGGAAGGACGCCTGGGGACGGCTGCGGAGGACCGCGAACTTCGTCGGCACCATCAGCTACGGCACCACCGAAGCCGCCGAGAAGGCCGGCGCCCGTGTCCGCCGCATCCACACCCGCATCAAGGTCACCGACCCGGCGACCGGGGAGCGTTACGGCGTCGACGAACCGGACCTGCTCCTGTGGGTGCACTGCGCCGAAGTCGACTCCTACCTGCACGTCCTGCGCCGCTCCGGCCTCCCGATCACCGACGCCCAGGCCGACCTCTACATCGACGAACACCGCGAAGGCGCCCGCCTCGTCGGCCTCGACCCGGCCCGTGTGCCCGCCGACAGGGCCCAACTCGCGGCGTACTTCGAACGGGTAGCGCCCGAGCTGGCCGCCGGGCCCGAGGCACGGGAAGTGGACGACTTCCTGCGGCGCCCGCCCGTACACCCCCTGCTCGTCCCCGCCCGCGCGGTGCTGTGGCGGCACGTCTGCGGCCTCGCGTACGACTCACTGCCCGCGTACGCCCACGAGTTGTACGGCAGGGACGCCCCCGCCCCACCGCGCGTGACCCGCAGGCTCGTCGTCACCGGAGGACTTCTGCGGGCCGTCCCCGGGCGGCTGCGCAGACGTATCCCACCGGGGCACATCAGGGGCGCCATGGCCAGACTCGGGCCCGGCACCCGGCCGAGCCCACGCCAACTCAGGAGACAGGCTGCCAAACTCCGCAGACAGGCGGCCATACTGGACGGGCCGGGGAGGGCGCAGCTAGGCGACGGGGGCGACAGCGGGCAATGGCGGAAACGAGTCTGA
- a CDS encoding NAD(P)-binding protein, whose product MIVCGDDALGHRLAGELRDVYGEQVALVVPPVRAERRDPAPLTGRGRASALIGRMSAVMARTYGPATGGPGGPDGRPGDPEPPRLIEAGELDTDVLVEAGVTEAAALALVHDDDEVNIRTALAARRLNPQLRLVIRLYNRKLGQHLEELLDQAAAVAVPGLDIAALDASTTVLSDADTAAPALAATAVAGTSKIVRADGLMLRAVERNPPGPGEVADPGLCTLALLSSTTNDPAGEEGSDSSGNDGPRLLPDDDTTAAATGRGTVVLEAVSHEGEPLSRRRTTGRGAPLGSLLSRRLRWSFAGIAVAVLALAVASAITTDDHPLHATYIVLLDLFAIGDPATGEDLDRQVIQLLSGVAGLLLLPVLLAAVLEALGTFRNASALRRPPRGLSGHIVLLGLGKIGSRVLVRLRELDIPVVCVEEDPEARGIALARSLRVPTVVGDVTQEGVLEAAKVHRAHALLALTSIDVTNLEAALYARSVKPDLRVALRLYDDEFATAVYRTLRAAHPRALTRSRSVSTLAAPAFAIAMMGRQILGAIPVERKVLLVAAIDVAGHPRLQGRTVAEVFRPGAWRVIALDTAAPGDRLPDLADTRRDHDEDRPAGLVWDLHPGYVLRAQDRVVLAVTRRGLAELMGRQATAAPPGPPAP is encoded by the coding sequence ATGATCGTGTGCGGCGACGACGCGCTGGGCCACCGGCTGGCCGGTGAACTGCGTGACGTCTACGGGGAACAGGTCGCCCTCGTCGTCCCGCCCGTGCGCGCCGAACGCCGGGATCCCGCCCCGCTCACCGGCCGTGGCAGGGCCTCCGCCCTCATCGGCCGGATGTCGGCGGTCATGGCCCGGACGTACGGCCCCGCCACCGGCGGCCCCGGCGGCCCCGACGGCCGGCCGGGTGACCCCGAACCGCCACGGCTCATCGAGGCCGGGGAGCTCGACACCGATGTCCTCGTGGAAGCGGGAGTGACCGAGGCGGCGGCCCTCGCGCTCGTCCACGACGACGACGAGGTCAACATCAGGACGGCCCTCGCCGCCCGGCGTCTCAATCCCCAACTGCGCCTGGTCATCAGGCTCTACAACCGCAAACTCGGCCAGCACCTCGAAGAGCTGCTCGACCAGGCGGCGGCCGTCGCCGTGCCCGGACTGGACATCGCCGCGCTCGACGCGTCCACCACCGTGCTCTCCGACGCCGACACCGCCGCTCCCGCGCTGGCGGCCACCGCCGTGGCCGGCACCAGCAAGATCGTCCGGGCCGACGGGCTGATGCTGCGGGCCGTGGAGCGCAATCCGCCGGGCCCCGGCGAGGTCGCCGACCCGGGTCTGTGCACCCTCGCGCTGCTCTCCTCCACGACCAACGACCCGGCGGGCGAGGAGGGTTCGGACAGCAGCGGCAACGACGGCCCCCGGCTGCTGCCCGACGACGACACCACGGCGGCGGCCACCGGCCGGGGCACCGTGGTCCTGGAGGCCGTCTCCCACGAGGGCGAGCCGCTGTCACGCCGCCGGACCACGGGGCGCGGCGCCCCGCTGGGTTCACTCCTCTCCCGGCGGCTCCGCTGGTCGTTCGCCGGGATCGCCGTCGCCGTACTGGCCCTGGCCGTCGCCTCCGCCATCACGACGGACGACCACCCGCTGCACGCGACGTACATCGTGCTGCTCGACCTGTTCGCCATCGGGGACCCCGCCACCGGTGAGGACCTGGACCGCCAGGTCATCCAACTCCTGTCCGGGGTGGCCGGGTTGCTGCTGCTGCCGGTCCTGCTCGCCGCCGTACTCGAAGCGCTCGGCACCTTCCGCAACGCGTCGGCGCTGCGCAGGCCGCCCCGCGGACTGTCCGGCCACATCGTGCTGCTCGGCCTCGGCAAGATCGGGAGCAGGGTGCTGGTACGGCTGCGCGAGCTGGACATCCCGGTGGTGTGCGTGGAGGAGGACCCCGAGGCCCGGGGAATCGCCCTCGCGCGGAGCCTGCGGGTGCCGACGGTCGTCGGCGACGTGACGCAGGAAGGGGTCCTGGAGGCGGCCAAGGTGCACCGGGCGCACGCCCTGCTCGCGCTCACCAGCATCGACGTCACCAACCTCGAAGCCGCCCTGTACGCACGGTCCGTCAAACCGGACCTGCGGGTCGCCCTGCGGCTGTACGACGACGAGTTCGCCACCGCCGTCTACCGGACGCTGCGCGCCGCCCACCCCCGGGCCCTGACCCGTAGCCGCAGCGTCTCCACGCTCGCGGCCCCGGCGTTCGCCATCGCCATGATGGGGCGTCAGATCCTCGGTGCGATCCCGGTCGAGCGCAAGGTGCTGCTGGTCGCGGCCATCGACGTGGCCGGCCACCCGAGACTCCAGGGGCGCACCGTCGCCGAGGTGTTCAGGCCGGGCGCGTGGCGGGTCATCGCGCTGGACACGGCGGCGCCGGGGGACCGGCTGCCGGATCTCGCGGACACCCGGCGCGACCACGACGAGGACCGGCCCGCCGGACTGGTCTGGGACCTGCACCCCGGCTATGTACTGCGGGCGCAGGACCGAGTCGTACTGGCCGTCACCCGGCGGGGACTGGCGGAACTGATGGGCCGTCAGGCGACCGCCGCCCCGCCGGGGCCCCCTGCGCCGTAG
- a CDS encoding serine/threonine-protein kinase: protein MAETSLIQGRYRLLDLIGRGGMGEVWRAQDESLGRHVAVKCLKPPGPQQDQSFTRVLRERFRREARVAAALQHRGVTVVHDFGEHDGVLYLVMELLEGRNLSQLLEENRQGPLAVPDIVDIAEQVSDALAYTHEQGIVHRDLKPANIMRMTDGAVKICDFGIARLGHDIGFTSKLTGTGIAMGTPHYMSPEQIGGGPIDHRSDLYSLGCVLYEIATGVPPFDQDDAWAVLVGHRDTVPTPLRSHRSELPEFLDRIVLDLLAKTPEERPSDATALRHRIIAARSVSGREGHPPALPPMLAHRPAADSSTSHGGPGSRLPSWTYGMTVGHKATGSSALRTTPPDHTAGLTGEWTTPSGPAGAVFDGYARPERPTPSPEQIAVLNSRHSAGLSLGRLGRWDEAGEVHRAVAAEREHALGPDHPDTLGSRYEVGFTLSRTGRTADALREFVRVTEGRERALGPDHPETLAARQETAYVLGQLGRHFEAHEVYAAVLASRERTMGPDHPDTLRCRHNLAFNLSRLGRIEDSYRMAHEVAAARTRVLGATHPDTLVTLYEVAYALGMLGRWTEALQTYRDVAVGRAHALGGDHPDSLAARYEVGISLGRLGRSAEALELYRGLVDDRSRVQGPTDPETLRARHGLGVNLGRLARWEEALAESRDVCAIRERVLGPDHPDTLVSRREVAVALGWLGRWADALAVYRRVADSRERVLGQDHPDALASRNDEAHCLEQLGRGGEAVELYRRVAALRQRREAGRH from the coding sequence ATGGCGGAAACGAGTCTGATCCAGGGCCGGTACCGGCTGCTCGATCTGATCGGGCGCGGCGGCATGGGCGAGGTGTGGCGGGCCCAGGACGAATCGCTCGGCCGGCACGTCGCCGTCAAATGCCTCAAGCCGCCGGGCCCGCAGCAGGATCAGTCCTTCACCCGGGTGCTGCGCGAACGGTTCCGCCGCGAGGCGCGCGTCGCCGCCGCCCTGCAGCACCGGGGCGTCACCGTCGTCCACGACTTCGGCGAGCACGACGGTGTGCTGTACCTGGTGATGGAGCTGCTCGAAGGGCGCAACCTGAGCCAGCTCCTGGAGGAGAACAGACAGGGCCCGCTCGCGGTGCCGGACATCGTCGACATCGCCGAGCAGGTCTCGGACGCGCTCGCGTACACGCACGAACAGGGCATCGTGCACCGGGACCTGAAGCCCGCCAACATCATGCGGATGACCGACGGCGCGGTGAAGATCTGCGACTTCGGCATCGCCCGGCTCGGCCACGACATCGGCTTCACCTCCAAGCTCACCGGCACGGGCATCGCCATGGGCACGCCGCACTACATGTCGCCCGAACAGATCGGCGGCGGCCCCATAGACCACCGCAGCGATCTGTACTCGCTGGGCTGTGTGCTCTACGAGATCGCCACCGGCGTCCCGCCCTTCGACCAGGACGACGCGTGGGCCGTCCTGGTCGGGCACCGGGACACCGTCCCCACGCCGCTGCGGAGCCACCGCTCCGAACTGCCCGAATTCCTGGACCGGATCGTCCTCGACCTGCTCGCCAAGACGCCGGAGGAGCGGCCGTCGGACGCCACCGCGCTGCGGCACCGGATCATCGCCGCCCGCTCCGTGTCCGGCCGGGAGGGCCATCCGCCGGCGCTGCCGCCGATGCTCGCGCACCGGCCTGCGGCCGACAGCTCCACGTCGCACGGCGGTCCGGGCTCGCGGCTGCCCTCCTGGACGTACGGCATGACCGTCGGTCACAAGGCGACGGGCTCCTCGGCGCTGCGGACCACACCCCCGGACCACACGGCCGGGCTCACCGGTGAGTGGACCACGCCGTCGGGGCCGGCGGGCGCCGTCTTTGACGGGTACGCCCGCCCCGAGCGCCCCACGCCCTCGCCCGAACAGATCGCCGTGCTCAACAGCAGACACAGCGCGGGCCTCAGCCTGGGCAGGCTCGGCCGCTGGGACGAGGCGGGCGAGGTGCACCGCGCGGTCGCCGCCGAGCGGGAGCACGCGCTGGGGCCCGACCACCCCGACACCCTCGGAAGCCGCTACGAGGTCGGCTTCACGCTCAGCCGGACCGGCCGCACGGCCGACGCGCTGCGGGAGTTCGTCCGCGTCACGGAGGGGCGCGAACGGGCACTGGGGCCCGACCACCCGGAGACCCTGGCGGCCCGTCAGGAGACGGCGTACGTGCTGGGCCAGCTCGGCCGGCACTTCGAGGCGCACGAGGTGTACGCGGCGGTCCTCGCCTCCCGCGAGCGCACCATGGGCCCCGACCACCCCGACACCCTGCGCTGCCGCCACAACCTCGCCTTCAACCTCAGCCGGCTCGGGCGGATCGAGGACTCGTACCGGATGGCGCACGAGGTGGCGGCGGCGCGCACCAGGGTCCTGGGCGCCACCCACCCCGACACACTGGTCACGCTCTACGAGGTCGCCTACGCGCTCGGCATGCTGGGCCGCTGGACGGAAGCGCTCCAGACGTACCGTGACGTCGCGGTCGGCCGGGCCCACGCGCTCGGCGGGGACCACCCCGACAGTCTCGCGGCGCGCTACGAGGTCGGCATAAGCCTCGGCCGCCTCGGCCGCAGCGCCGAGGCCCTGGAGCTGTACCGGGGCCTCGTCGACGACCGTTCCCGCGTACAGGGCCCCACCGACCCCGAGACGCTGCGCGCCCGGCACGGCCTGGGAGTGAACCTCGGCCGGCTCGCCCGCTGGGAGGAAGCCCTCGCGGAGTCCCGCGACGTGTGCGCGATCCGCGAACGCGTCCTTGGCCCCGACCACCCGGACACCCTCGTCAGCCGCCGCGAGGTCGCGGTCGCCCTCGGCTGGCTGGGACGCTGGGCCGACGCCCTCGCGGTGTACCGCAGGGTGGCGGATTCCCGCGAACGCGTCCTGGGGCAGGACCACCCCGACGCCCTCGCGAGCCGCAACGACGAGGCGCACTGCCTCGAACAACTCGGCAGGGGCGGCGAGGCGGTCGAGCTCTACCGCCGGGTGGCGGCCCTGCGCCAGCGGCGCGAGGCTGGGCGGCACTAG
- a CDS encoding phosphatidylinositol-specific phospholipase C domain-containing protein, whose product MRTTVAAGAAGALALVGALSQASTAVADEQLPYSSSTGVGVHNAYEKTTFPYLADALDSGAGMLELDVWTNVFGASWRVSHSNPLGSNSNCVNAANTGELRTKARDQGLPGCLADMKVWHDANPGHRPILVKVELKDGFQGKGGRGPAALDALLTSTLGDAVYRPADLVGGSTDLDSAVRERGWPARSALVGKFVFELIPGTVEQQNPLDTLWTDREYATHLRDLAAAGRLGDAAAFPAVLGAAAGDPRTRYADASLRPWFVVFDGSASIYAAEGFDTAWYDQRHYLVVMTDAHTVAPAIDGTNPTQAQARDRVTLLAGRHASIVSADWYPLPSVLATVVERGAGR is encoded by the coding sequence ATGCGTACGACAGTGGCCGCGGGCGCGGCCGGGGCGCTGGCGCTGGTGGGCGCGCTGAGCCAGGCGAGTACCGCCGTCGCCGACGAACAACTGCCGTACTCCTCTTCCACCGGGGTCGGGGTCCACAACGCGTACGAGAAGACGACCTTCCCGTATCTCGCCGACGCGCTGGACTCCGGTGCCGGGATGCTCGAACTCGACGTGTGGACCAATGTGTTCGGCGCGTCCTGGCGCGTGTCGCACAGCAACCCGCTCGGCAGCAACAGCAATTGCGTCAATGCCGCCAACACCGGTGAGCTGCGCACCAAGGCCCGCGACCAGGGACTTCCCGGCTGTCTCGCGGACATGAAGGTCTGGCACGACGCCAACCCCGGCCACCGGCCGATCCTCGTCAAGGTCGAGCTGAAGGACGGCTTCCAGGGCAAGGGCGGACGCGGCCCCGCCGCGCTCGACGCGCTCCTGACCTCCACGCTCGGCGACGCGGTCTACCGCCCCGCCGACCTCGTGGGCGGCAGTACGGACCTCGACAGCGCCGTGCGGGAGCGCGGCTGGCCGGCGCGCTCCGCGCTCGTGGGCAAGTTCGTATTCGAGCTGATCCCCGGCACCGTCGAGCAGCAGAACCCCCTCGACACCCTGTGGACCGACCGCGAGTACGCCACGCACCTTCGGGACCTCGCCGCCGCCGGACGGCTCGGCGACGCGGCGGCCTTCCCCGCCGTGCTCGGCGCCGCCGCAGGGGACCCCCGGACCCGGTACGCGGACGCCTCGCTGCGGCCGTGGTTCGTCGTCTTCGACGGCTCCGCGTCCATCTACGCGGCCGAGGGATTCGACACCGCCTGGTACGACCAGCGGCACTATCTGGTGGTCATGACGGACGCGCACACGGTGGCGCCCGCCATCGACGGCACCAACCCCACACAGGCGCAGGCGCGCGACCGCGTCACGCTGCTGGCGGGGCGGCACGCGAGCATCGTGTCGGCGGACTGGTACCCGCTGCCGTCCGTGCTCGCCACGGTCGTGGAACGCGGCGCGGGGCGGTAG
- a CDS encoding methyltransferase, translated as MNRLTTPWGDLDLARFPEQPRDTLRAWDAADEYLLRHLAEAEAAAADDTATGAEAAAVRAGVDLSGNVVVVGDRWGALATALAAYLPVQITDSYLAQRATHANLLRNGIDTDAVRLLSARDTPPERIDVLLIRVPKSLSLLEDQLHRLAPAVHRGTTVVGTGKVTEIHTSTLRLFEQILGPTRTSLAVKKARLIFCAPAAEHARSRATAGAWPISYTVPEDAGAGSGLTVVNHAGIFCAERLDIGTRFFLRNLPERRGPEHVVDLGCGNGVLGTAVAVANPEARLTFIDESFSAVASAEATYAKNVDTANPARFVVGDGLATVAAGSADLVLNNPPFHSHQATTDATAFRMFTGSREALRPGGQLWVVGNRHLGYHTRLRRLFGNCDVMASDPKFVVLRAVRR; from the coding sequence ATGAACCGTTTGACGACGCCCTGGGGCGATCTCGACCTTGCCCGCTTTCCCGAGCAGCCCCGCGACACGCTGCGGGCCTGGGACGCGGCCGACGAGTATCTGCTGCGGCACCTCGCCGAGGCCGAGGCCGCCGCCGCGGACGACACCGCGACCGGAGCCGAGGCCGCCGCCGTGCGCGCCGGTGTGGATCTGTCCGGCAACGTGGTCGTCGTCGGCGACCGCTGGGGCGCGCTCGCCACCGCGCTCGCCGCCTACCTCCCCGTACAGATCACCGACTCGTACCTCGCTCAGCGGGCGACCCACGCCAACCTGCTGCGCAACGGCATCGACACCGACGCCGTACGCCTGCTCTCGGCGCGCGACACACCGCCCGAGCGGATCGACGTCCTGCTGATCCGGGTGCCCAAGAGCCTCTCCCTCCTGGAGGACCAGCTGCACCGGCTGGCGCCTGCCGTGCACCGGGGGACCACCGTGGTCGGCACCGGCAAGGTCACCGAGATCCACACCTCGACACTGAGACTCTTCGAGCAGATCCTCGGCCCGACCCGGACCTCGCTCGCGGTGAAGAAGGCGCGGCTGATCTTCTGCGCGCCGGCCGCCGAACACGCCCGCTCCCGCGCGACCGCCGGTGCCTGGCCGATCTCGTACACCGTGCCCGAAGACGCCGGCGCCGGCTCGGGCCTGACCGTCGTCAACCACGCCGGGATCTTCTGCGCGGAGCGCCTCGACATCGGCACGCGGTTCTTCCTGCGCAATCTGCCCGAGCGCCGCGGTCCGGAGCATGTCGTCGACCTCGGCTGCGGGAACGGCGTCCTCGGCACGGCCGTCGCCGTGGCCAACCCCGAGGCCCGGCTGACGTTCATCGACGAGTCCTTCTCGGCCGTGGCGTCCGCCGAGGCGACGTACGCCAAGAACGTCGACACCGCGAATCCGGCGCGGTTCGTCGTCGGGGACGGCCTGGCCACCGTGGCGGCGGGGTCGGCCGACCTCGTGCTCAACAATCCGCCGTTCCACAGCCATCAGGCGACCACCGACGCGACGGCCTTCCGGATGTTCACCGGATCGCGCGAGGCGCTGCGGCCCGGCGGCCAGCTGTGGGTGGTCGGCAACCGGCACCTCGGCTACCACACCAGACTGCGGCGGCTGTTCGGCAACTGCGACGTCATGGCGAGCGATCCGAAGTTCGTGGTCCTGCGGGCGGTTCGCCGCTGA
- a CDS encoding ATP-dependent DNA ligase translates to MLLATLAHVSREVAATSARSRKIALLAELFGAAEPADVPVVIPWLAGRLPQGRIGVGRHALKDPAPPAETATLTVRRADDVVTALAAVTGPGSQTERRRLVQELLGAATEEEQRFLIALLFGEVRQGALDAVAGEALAQAAQAPPAAVRRAVMLAGSLQSVAERLLADGPDTLAEFRLTVGRPVLPMLAQTASGVIEAVGRLAPCGVEEKLDGIRVQVHRTGDAVRVYTRTLDDITDRLPEVTAAALALDGDGLILDGEVIALDADGRPRAFQEVAGRVGSRTDVGAAAAALPLSPVFFDVLAADGEDLLDLSYAERRTTLDRLVPEPMRVRRVVVSAPDGDTAPDTGEAEAFWRATLDRGHEGVVIKALDTPYSAGRRGAGWVKVKPVHTLDLVVLAAEWGHGRRTGRLSNLHLGARQPDGSFVMLGKTFKGLTDAMLEWQTARLRELAVADDGFTVRVRPELVVEIAYDGLQRSSRYPAGVTLRFARVLRHREDKAASQADTLETVLAGHPLSGG, encoded by the coding sequence ATGCTGCTGGCCACGCTCGCCCATGTCTCACGGGAGGTCGCCGCGACGTCGGCGCGCTCCCGCAAGATCGCCCTGCTGGCCGAACTGTTCGGCGCGGCCGAGCCCGCCGACGTACCGGTCGTCATCCCGTGGCTGGCGGGCCGGCTGCCCCAGGGACGGATCGGTGTCGGCCGGCACGCGCTGAAGGACCCGGCACCGCCGGCGGAAACGGCCACGCTGACCGTCCGCCGGGCGGACGACGTGGTCACCGCTCTGGCCGCCGTCACGGGCCCCGGCTCGCAGACCGAGCGCAGAAGACTCGTCCAGGAACTGCTGGGCGCGGCGACCGAGGAGGAGCAGCGGTTCCTGATCGCGCTGCTGTTCGGTGAGGTGCGCCAGGGCGCCCTGGACGCCGTCGCCGGGGAAGCGCTCGCGCAGGCGGCGCAGGCTCCGCCCGCCGCCGTACGGCGCGCGGTGATGCTGGCCGGGTCGCTCCAGAGCGTCGCCGAGCGGCTGCTGGCCGACGGCCCCGACACGCTCGCCGAGTTCCGTCTCACGGTGGGCCGCCCCGTACTGCCGATGCTCGCGCAGACGGCAAGTGGTGTCATCGAGGCCGTCGGGCGGCTCGCGCCGTGCGGCGTGGAGGAGAAGCTGGACGGGATCCGCGTCCAGGTCCATCGGACGGGTGATGCCGTACGGGTCTACACCCGCACCCTCGACGACATCACCGACCGGCTGCCCGAGGTGACGGCCGCCGCGCTGGCGCTGGACGGTGACGGCCTCATCCTGGACGGCGAGGTCATCGCCCTGGACGCGGACGGCAGGCCCCGCGCGTTCCAGGAGGTCGCGGGGCGGGTCGGCTCCCGTACCGATGTGGGGGCGGCGGCCGCCGCCCTGCCGCTGTCGCCGGTCTTCTTCGACGTGCTCGCCGCCGACGGCGAGGATCTGCTCGACCTGTCGTACGCGGAGCGCCGTACGACGCTGGACCGGCTGGTCCCGGAGCCGATGCGGGTCCGCCGGGTGGTGGTGTCCGCGCCGGACGGCGACACCGCGCCCGACACCGGGGAGGCGGAGGCGTTCTGGCGCGCCACGCTGGACCGGGGCCACGAGGGTGTCGTGATCAAGGCGCTCGACACCCCGTACAGCGCGGGCCGGCGCGGCGCCGGATGGGTGAAGGTCAAACCGGTCCACACCCTGGATCTCGTGGTGCTCGCGGCCGAGTGGGGCCACGGCAGGCGCACGGGCCGGCTGTCCAATCTGCATCTGGGGGCCAGACAGCCGGACGGCTCGTTCGTGATGCTGGGCAAGACCTTCAAGGGCTTGACGGACGCGATGCTGGAGTGGCAGACGGCGCGTCTGCGGGAACTGGCCGTGGCCGACGACGGCTTCACGGTGCGGGTGCGTCCGGAGCTGGTGGTGGAGATCGCCTACGACGGGCTCCAGCGCTCGTCCCGCTACCCGGCCGGGGTGACGCTGCGGTTCGCGCGGGTGCTGCGCCACCGCGAGGACAAAGCGGCGTCGCAGGCGGACACGCTGGAGACGGTGCTCGCCGGTCATCCCCTGTCCGGTGGCTGA